One genomic window of Gossypium hirsutum isolate 1008001.06 chromosome D11, Gossypium_hirsutum_v2.1, whole genome shotgun sequence includes the following:
- the LOC121223210 gene encoding uncharacterized protein — translation MERVRRGLAVDPYCPICGYHSEDILHILRDCTSAKDIWNQVIPASRDEPIGCYEPSFEDQAIGNRVLFNIDDAMQLDSENVAVGGVICDENEDWIFGYNQYLGKYSIFYVELWGILEGLKLIQRRGHDKVIIQSDNLEVVKDILGSVSTALNSVFIRRI, via the exons ATGGAAAGGGTCAGAAGGGGCCTAGCGGTTGATCCCTACTGTCCTATTTGTGGATATCACTCGGAAGACATTTTGCATATTCTTAGGGATTGTACATCAGCTAAGGACATTTGGAACCAGGTCATACCAG CCTCTAGGGATGAACCAATTGGTTGCTACGAGCCTTCCTTTGAAGATCAGGCAATTGGGAATCGGGTTCTCTTTAATATCGACGATGCAATGCAATTGGATTCAGAAAATGTAGCTGTAGGGGGAGTTATATGTGATGAGAACGAAGATTGGATCTTTGGTTATAATCAATATCTAGGAAAGTATTCGATTTTTTATGTCGAACTTTGGGGCATTTTGGAGGGCCTCAAGCTTATCCAACGTAGAGGTCATGATAAAGTAATTATTCAATCTGACAATTTGGAGGTTGTTAAAGACATTCTAGGAAGTGTTTCCACCGCATTGAACTCAGTCTTTATTAGACGAATTTAA
- the LOC107895141 gene encoding uncharacterized oxidoreductase At1g06690, chloroplastic, giving the protein MAMNVSSACFSVLSCKKPNRIRAVASEDFATTAALKTDTEDKLKLGGSELKVTRLGIGAWSWGDTSYWNNFQWDDQKLKAAKAAFNGSLDCGITFFDTAEVYGSPLALGAENSETLLGSLAYIFFLTQVGCHIFVSGALIGKYKPENPPSGPRGRIYTPEFLTKLQPLLIRIKEIGGNYGKTPTQVVLNWLIAQENVVPIPRAKNAAQAKEFVGALGWRLSNEEVDELRSLASEISPVTGFPVEKL; this is encoded by the exons ATGGCCATGAATGTCAGCAGTGCCTGTTTCTCAGTTTTGAGTTGCAAGAAACCCAACCGAATAAGAGCGGTTGCTTCCGAGGATTTTGCCACTACCGCTGCTCTCAAAACAGATACAGAAGACAAATTGAAGTTAGGAGGATCGGAGCTCAAAGTGACAAGGCTCGGAATCGGAGCATGGTCTTGGGGTGACACCAGTTACTGGAACAACTTTCAATGGGATg ATCAGAAATTGAAGGCTGCTAAGGCTGCTTTCAATGGAAGTCTTGATTGCGGAATTACGTTTTTCGATACAGCTGAAGTTTATGGCTCTCCG CTCGCCTTAGGTGCTGAAAATTCTGAAACTCTACTGGGAAG TCTGgcatatatattctttttaacaCAAGTAGGGTGCCATATCTTTGTTTCAGGTGCCCTTATCGGGAAATATAAACCAGAAAATCCGCCATCTGGACCTAGAGGCCGGATTTACACTCCGGAGTTTTTAACTAAG CTCCAACCTCTCCTTATCAGAATTAAGGAAATAGGAGGGAACTATGGGAAAACTCCAACACAG GTGGTGCTCAACTGGTTAATAGCACAGGAGAATGTTGTGCCAATCCCAAGAGCCAAAAATGCTGCACAAGCTAAGGAATTTGTAGGTGCCCTTGGCTGGAGACTAAGCAACGAAGAAGTGGATGAGCTACGGTCACTGGCATCGGAGATAAGTCCTGTTACCGGTTTTCCTGTGGAGAAGCTGTAA
- the LOC107927167 gene encoding probable protein phosphatase 2C 73: MSQFSSMFNGLARSFSIRRGKNPGNGDGREAAEVMAKDAKKNDLILRSSGFVNIDGSNNFASVFSKRGRKGVNQDCTIVWEEFGCQADMLFCGIFDGHGPWGHFVAKKVRESMPSSLLCNWQETLAQASLDPEFDLESDKKHHRFHIWKHSYLQTCAIVDRELEHCRKIDSLYSGTTALTIVRQGDLIYVANIGDSRAVLATSDDGNLVPIQLTVDFKPNLPQEAERITQCKGRVFCLHDEPGVHRVWLPDEESPGLAMSRAFGDYCIKDYGLISVPEVTQRHITSRDQFVVLATDGVWDVISNEEAIRIVSSTPDKAKAAKHLVESAARAWKKKRKGIAMDDISAICLFFHSTPLSIT; the protein is encoded by the exons ATGAGTCAATTTTCCTCCATGTTCAATGGATTAGCAAGGTCATTTTCTATAAGAAGAGGGAAAAATCCAGGGAATGGTGATGGAAGAGAAGCTGCAGAGGTCATGGCAAAGGATGCCAAGAAAAATGACCTGATTTTAAGGTCGTCTGGTTTTGTAAACATTGATGGTTCCAACAACTTTGCCTCGGTTTTCTCCAAAAGGGGCAGAAAAGGAGTGAATCAGGATTGTACTATTGTATGGGAG GAATTTGGATGTCAAGCAGACATGCTGTTTTGCGGCATCTTCGATGGTCACGGTCCGTGGGGTCATTTTGTTGCGAAAAAGGTCCGAGAATCGATGCCGTCGTCCTTGCTTTGTAATTGGCAAGAGACTCTAGCTCAGGCATCACTCGACCCGGAGTTCGATTTGGAATCAGATAAAAAGCATCACAGGTTTCATATATGGAAGCATTCTTATCTGCAGACTTGCGCCATTGTCGATCGTGAGCTTGAGCATTGTAGGAAGATCGATTCCCTTTATAGCGGAACGACTGCCTTGACAATTGTTAGACAG GGTGACCTCATATATGTAGCCAATATTGGTGATTCTCGGGCTGTTTTGGCTACTTCAGATGATGGAAATTTGGTTCCGATTCAGCTCACTGTCGATTTCAAGCCGAATTTACCTC AGGAGGCTGAGCGGATAACTCAATGCAAAGGTCGGGTATTCTGTTTGCATGATGAGCCAGGGGTTCACAGGGTTTGGCTGCCTGATGAGGAGTCGCCAGGACTAGCAATGTCTCGAGCTTTCGGAGATTACTGCATTAAGGATTATGGACTTATTTCCGTCCCCGAAGTCACGCAAAGACATATAACCAGTAGAGACCAGTTTGTTGTTCTCGCAACCGATGGC GTATGGGATGTTATTTCGAACGAAGAAGCGATTCGGATAGTATCTTCGACACCGGACAAGGCAAAAGCCGCAAAGCATCTGGTCGAGAGTGCAGCCCGGGCTTGGAAAAAGAAGAGGAAGGGCATTGCAATGGATGATATTTCCGCCATTTGCCTATTCTTCCATTCAACTCCATTATCTATAACGTGA